One genomic region from Paracoccus pantotrophus encodes:
- the ctaD gene encoding cytochrome c oxidase subunit I — protein sequence MADAAVHGHGDHHDTRGFFTRWFMSTNHKDIGILYLFTAGIVGLISVCFTVYMRMELQHPGVQYMCLEGARLIADASAECTPNGHLWNVMITYHGVLMMFFVVIPALFGGFGNYFMPLHIGAPDMAFPRLNNLSYWMYVCGVALGVASLLAPGGNDQPGSGVGWVLYPPLSTTEAGYSMDLAIFAVHVSGASSILGAINIITTFLNMRAPGMTLFKVPLFAWSVFITAWLILLSLPVLAGAITMLLMDRNFGTQFFDPAGGGDPVLYQHILWFFGHPEVYIIILPGFGIISHVISTFARKPIFGYLPMVLAMAAIGILGFVVWAHHMYTAGMSLTQQAYFMLATMTIAVPTGIKVFSWIATMWGGSIEFKTPMLWAFGFLFLFTVGGVTGVVLSQAPLDRVYHDTYYVVAHFHYVMSLGAVFAIFAGVYYWIGKMSGRQYPEWAGQLHFWMMFIGSNLIFFPQHFLGRQGMPRRYIDYPVEFSYWNNISSIGAYISFASFLFFIGIVFYTLFAGKRVNVPNYWNEHADTLEWTLPSPPPEHTFETLPKREDWDRAQAH from the coding sequence ATGGCAGACGCAGCCGTTCACGGCCACGGTGACCATCATGACACCCGCGGGTTCTTCACCCGCTGGTTCATGTCAACCAACCACAAGGATATCGGGATCCTTTACCTGTTCACGGCCGGCATCGTCGGCCTGATCTCGGTCTGCTTCACCGTCTATATGCGGATGGAATTGCAGCATCCCGGCGTGCAATACATGTGCCTCGAGGGCGCGCGCCTGATCGCCGACGCCTCGGCGGAATGCACGCCCAACGGGCATCTGTGGAACGTCATGATCACCTATCACGGGGTGCTGATGATGTTCTTCGTGGTGATCCCGGCACTGTTCGGCGGTTTCGGCAACTATTTCATGCCGCTGCATATCGGCGCCCCGGACATGGCCTTCCCGCGGCTGAACAACCTCAGCTACTGGATGTATGTCTGCGGCGTGGCCCTGGGCGTCGCCTCGCTCCTGGCGCCGGGCGGCAACGACCAGCCCGGCTCGGGCGTCGGCTGGGTGCTCTACCCGCCGCTCTCCACGACCGAGGCCGGCTATTCCATGGACCTGGCGATCTTTGCCGTCCACGTCTCGGGCGCCAGCTCGATCCTGGGCGCAATCAACATCATCACCACCTTCCTGAACATGCGCGCGCCGGGCATGACGCTGTTCAAGGTGCCGCTGTTTGCCTGGTCGGTCTTCATCACCGCCTGGCTGATCCTGCTGTCGCTGCCGGTGCTGGCGGGCGCCATCACCATGCTGCTGATGGACCGCAACTTCGGCACCCAGTTCTTCGACCCGGCGGGCGGGGGCGACCCGGTGCTTTACCAGCACATCCTGTGGTTCTTCGGCCATCCCGAGGTCTATATCATCATCCTGCCGGGCTTCGGCATCATCAGCCACGTCATCTCGACCTTCGCGCGCAAGCCGATCTTCGGCTATCTGCCGATGGTGCTGGCCATGGCGGCGATCGGCATCCTGGGCTTCGTGGTCTGGGCGCATCACATGTATACCGCCGGCATGTCGCTGACCCAGCAGGCCTATTTCATGCTGGCGACCATGACCATCGCGGTGCCCACCGGCATCAAGGTCTTTTCCTGGATCGCCACCATGTGGGGCGGCTCGATCGAGTTCAAGACGCCGATGCTCTGGGCCTTCGGCTTCCTGTTCCTGTTCACCGTCGGCGGCGTGACCGGCGTGGTGCTGAGCCAGGCGCCGCTGGACCGGGTCTATCACGACACCTATTACGTCGTGGCGCATTTCCACTACGTGATGTCGCTGGGCGCGGTTTTCGCGATCTTCGCCGGGGTCTATTACTGGATCGGCAAGATGTCGGGCCGGCAATACCCGGAATGGGCGGGCCAGCTGCATTTCTGGATGATGTTCATCGGCTCGAACCTGATCTTCTTCCCGCAGCACTTCCTGGGCCGCCAGGGCATGCCGCGCCGCTATATCGACTACCCGGTCGAGTTCTCGTACTGGAACAACATCTCGTCGATCGGCGCCTATATCTCCTTCGCCTCCTTCCTGTTCTTCATCGGCATCGTGTTCTACACGCTCTTCGCCGGCAAGCGCGTGAACGTGCCGAACTACTGGAACGAGCATGCCGACACGCTGGAATGGACCCTGCCCTCGCCGCCGCCGGAGCATACCTTCGAGACGCTGCCCAAGCGCGAGGACTGGGATCGCGCCCAGGCGCATTAA
- a CDS encoding c-type cytochrome yields the protein MKISICATLAALSLALPAVAQEGDAAKGEKEFNKCKACHMVQAPDGTDIVKGGKTGPNLYGVVGRKIASEEGFKYGDGILEVAEKNPDLVWTEADLIEYVTDPKPWLVEKTGDSAAKTKMTFKLGKNQADVVAFLAQNSPDAGAEAAPAEDAAD from the coding sequence ATGAAGATCAGCATCTGTGCCACTCTCGCCGCCCTGTCCCTCGCCCTGCCCGCCGTGGCCCAGGAGGGCGACGCCGCCAAGGGAGAGAAGGAATTCAACAAGTGCAAGGCCTGCCACATGGTCCAGGCACCGGACGGCACCGACATCGTCAAGGGCGGCAAGACCGGGCCGAACCTCTACGGCGTCGTCGGCCGCAAGATCGCCTCGGAGGAAGGCTTCAAATACGGCGACGGCATCCTTGAAGTGGCCGAAAAGAACCCCGACCTGGTCTGGACCGAGGCCGACCTGATCGAATACGTCACCGATCCCAAGCCCTGGCTGGTCGAGAAGACCGGCGATTCGGCCGCCAAGACCAAGATGACCTTCAAGCTCGGCAAGAATCAGGCCGACGTGGTGGCCTTCCTGGCCCAGAACTCGCCCGATGCAGGAGCCGAGGCGGCCCCGGCCGAAGACGCCGCGGATTGA
- a CDS encoding GcvT family protein — protein MKTHVKALVVGGGAVGCGIALHLARAGWETMLVERDELTAGSTWHAAGLLPLFNMGYATSHIHDYSVKLYAGLEAETGLNAGFTRCGNLRMAQTDARMDEYMLYSATAETVGIEHEFLTPQQIKDRWPLVRTEDLKGALFHPTDGYINPADVTQAMARAARMAGASIERKIQVNGYRWTGEEWIVTCEKMVERGGNLVPSGEQFEIRAEHVVTATGNHAQRTARLLGIKIPAIPVEHQYIVTEPDPALVKWRAEGNPEHPVLRDADAKWYVREERGGWILGPYERNAPARFLYDVPESFRADLFPLDLERIEEEYMSMIHRLPSSETVGLKDDFNGPICYTPDGNPLVGPAPGLRNMWLAEGFSFGITAAGGTGHYLAQMMTEGEAEIDMASLDPRRFGGWMTTEYAARKNEEAYEHVFVLHHPDEERESCRPLRTAPAYDRQKEAGAQFGQVNGWERPNYYAPAGFDDHASRSFRRGGWWQYAKAEAEAIRGAAGLIDASAFAKHRVHGKGATAFLDWFTTNKLPKVGRINLTYALTEAGTTRTEYTIVRLAEDDYYLISAGAWADYDGDHLRKMAEEMEGEFGQVIVQDVTTQWGVFALAGPNSRAILKELVRDADPETVLGNKRFPWLSMRNIELGMCPVRAIRVAYTGELGWELHHPIEFGRYLWDQLVAAGEKHGLKLVGARAQNWLRQEKSYRAFGTELGRDATPLEAGLDRFVDLDKAFNGKQAMLAKGIRSKCVTLLIDGPADADPWGREALYAQDGTRIGRLTSGGWSVAFGKSIGMGYVRPDLAQPGTRLKLRMQRELWDAEVTEDSPYDPENKVIRVDG, from the coding sequence ATGAAAACCCATGTGAAGGCCCTGGTGGTCGGAGGCGGCGCCGTCGGCTGCGGCATCGCGCTGCATCTGGCCCGCGCGGGCTGGGAGACGATGCTGGTCGAGCGGGACGAGCTGACGGCGGGCTCGACCTGGCATGCCGCGGGCCTGCTGCCGCTGTTCAACATGGGCTATGCGACCAGCCATATCCACGACTATTCGGTCAAGCTCTATGCCGGGCTCGAGGCCGAGACCGGGCTGAACGCCGGCTTTACCCGCTGCGGCAACCTGCGCATGGCGCAGACCGATGCGCGGATGGACGAATACATGCTCTATTCCGCCACCGCCGAGACGGTGGGCATCGAGCATGAATTCCTGACGCCCCAGCAGATCAAGGACCGCTGGCCGCTGGTCCGCACCGAGGATCTGAAGGGCGCGCTGTTCCATCCGACCGACGGCTATATCAACCCCGCCGACGTGACGCAGGCCATGGCGCGGGCCGCGCGCATGGCCGGCGCCAGCATCGAGCGCAAGATCCAGGTCAACGGCTACCGCTGGACCGGCGAGGAATGGATCGTCACCTGCGAGAAGATGGTCGAAAGGGGCGGCAACCTCGTCCCCTCGGGCGAGCAGTTCGAGATCCGCGCCGAACATGTCGTGACCGCGACCGGCAACCATGCGCAGCGCACCGCGCGGCTGCTGGGCATCAAGATCCCGGCGATCCCGGTCGAGCACCAGTATATCGTGACCGAGCCCGACCCGGCGCTGGTCAAATGGCGCGCCGAGGGCAACCCGGAGCACCCGGTGCTGCGCGATGCGGACGCCAAATGGTATGTGCGCGAGGAACGCGGCGGCTGGATCCTGGGCCCCTATGAGCGCAATGCCCCGGCGCGCTTCCTCTACGACGTGCCGGAAAGCTTCCGCGCCGACCTGTTCCCGCTGGACCTGGAGCGGATCGAAGAGGAATACATGTCGATGATCCACCGGCTTCCCAGTTCGGAAACCGTGGGCCTCAAGGACGATTTCAACGGTCCGATCTGCTACACGCCCGACGGCAACCCGCTGGTCGGCCCGGCGCCCGGCCTGCGCAACATGTGGCTGGCCGAGGGCTTCAGCTTCGGCATCACCGCCGCCGGCGGCACCGGCCATTACCTGGCGCAGATGATGACCGAGGGCGAGGCCGAGATCGACATGGCGAGTCTCGATCCCCGCCGCTTCGGCGGCTGGATGACCACCGAATACGCCGCCCGCAAGAACGAGGAGGCTTACGAGCATGTCTTCGTCCTGCACCACCCGGACGAGGAGCGCGAATCCTGCCGTCCGCTGCGCACCGCGCCCGCCTATGACCGGCAGAAGGAAGCCGGCGCGCAATTCGGCCAGGTGAACGGCTGGGAGCGGCCGAACTATTATGCCCCCGCCGGTTTCGACGACCATGCCAGCCGCAGCTTCCGCCGCGGCGGCTGGTGGCAATATGCCAAGGCCGAGGCCGAGGCGATCCGGGGCGCGGCCGGGCTGATCGACGCCTCGGCCTTCGCCAAGCATCGCGTCCATGGCAAGGGGGCGACGGCCTTCCTCGACTGGTTCACCACCAACAAGCTGCCCAAGGTCGGCCGCATCAACCTGACCTATGCGCTGACCGAGGCCGGCACGACGCGGACCGAATACACCATCGTGCGGCTGGCCGAGGACGACTACTACCTGATTTCGGCCGGGGCCTGGGCGGATTACGACGGCGACCACCTGCGCAAGATGGCCGAGGAGATGGAGGGCGAATTCGGCCAGGTGATCGTGCAGGACGTCACCACGCAATGGGGCGTCTTTGCCCTCGCCGGGCCGAACAGCCGCGCCATCCTCAAGGAGCTGGTGCGCGATGCCGACCCCGAGACGGTGCTGGGCAACAAGCGTTTCCCCTGGCTGTCGATGCGCAATATCGAGCTGGGCATGTGCCCCGTCCGCGCCATCCGCGTCGCCTATACCGGCGAGCTGGGCTGGGAGTTGCATCACCCGATCGAGTTCGGCCGCTACCTCTGGGACCAGCTGGTCGCGGCGGGCGAGAAGCACGGGCTGAAGCTGGTCGGCGCGCGTGCCCAGAACTGGCTGCGCCAGGAGAAATCCTATCGGGCCTTCGGCACCGAACTGGGCCGCGACGCGACGCCGCTCGAGGCCGGGCTGGACCGTTTCGTCGATCTGGACAAGGCGTTCAACGGCAAGCAGGCGATGCTGGCGAAGGGCATCCGCTCGAAATGCGTGACCCTGCTGATCGACGGGCCCGCCGATGCTGATCCCTGGGGGCGCGAGGCGCTTTATGCCCAGGACGGCACCAGGATCGGACGGCTGACCTCGGGCGGCTGGTCCGTGGCCTTTGGCAAGTCCATCGGCATGGGCTATGTCCGCCCCGATCTGGCCCAGCCGGGCACCCGGCTCAAGCTGCGGATGCAGCGGGAGTTGTGGGATGCCGAGGTGACCGAGGACAGCCCCTATGACCCGGAAAACAAGGTGATCCGCGTCGACGGCTGA
- the metH gene encoding methionine synthase — protein sequence MTLPLSPVFDALRAAARDRILILDGAMGTQIQQLGLGEADFAGHGSGCACGCHPPAPGEHPQQGNNDLLNLTQPKAIEEIHCRYAKAGADIVETNTFSSTTIAQADYGMESAVYDLNLHGARIARRALDRATAEDGRPRWVAGALGPTNRTASISPDVNNPGYRAVTFDDLRIAYAEQLRGLVDGGADLILIETIFDTLNAKAAIFACEEVFEEKGQRLPVMISGTITDLSGRTLSGQTPTAFWYSMRHAAPITVGLNCALGAAAMRPHLAELSSVADTLICAYPNAGLPNEMGQYDESPEEMAAQVAEFAREGLVNVVGGCCGSTPEHIAAIARAVEGLPPRAIPEIEPRLRLSGLEPFVKTDDIPFVNVGERTNVTGSAKFRKLITNGDYAAALDVARDQVENGAQIIDVNMDEGLIDSKQAMIDYLNLIAAEPDIARVPVMVDSSKWEVIEAGLKCVQGKAIVNSISLKEGEASFLAQARLCRRYGAAVVVMAFDETGQADTENRKVEICARAYDLLVNTVGFPPEDIIFDPNIFAVATGIEEHDNYGLDFIGATRRITQSLPHVHVSGGVSNLSFSFRGNEPVREAMHAVFLYHAIQAGMDMGIVNAGQLAVYDQIDPDLREACEDVVLNRKPAKGGTATENMLEIAERFRGEGGAKAREKDLTWRTWPVEKRLEHALVNGITEYIDEDTEEARLRAERPLHVIEGPLMAGMNVVGDLFGSGKMFLPQVVKSARVMKQAVAHLLPYMEAEKAAAGGAGGSSSAGKVLMATVKGDVHDIGKNIVGVVLACNNYEIIDLGVMVPATRILETAKAEKVDIIGLSGLITPSLDEMVHVASEMEREGFDIPLLIGGATTSRVHTAVKIHPRYARGQAVYVTDASRAVGVVGSLLSGQKNAYVETIRSEYMDVANKHARAEADKKRLPLASARDNALRIDWSGYQVKAPEFLGPRVIEDFDLAEIARYIDWTPFFQTWELKGVYPRILEDEKQGAVARQLFADAQAMLQRIIDEQWFRPRAVIGFWPANRVGDDIRLFTGEDRAAELATLHTLRQQVSKRDGRPNVALADFVAPEGTRDYVGGFVVTAGGEEQQIADRFKAAHDDFSAILVQALADRFAEALAEMMHERVRRQYWGYAEENFTPEELVAEPYKGIRPAPGYPAQPDHTEKVTLFRLLDATTATGVELTESMAMWPGASVSGLYIGHPEAYYFGVAKVEHDQVLDYAERKGMPVREVERWLAPILNYTPQAAVAAE from the coding sequence ATGACCCTGCCCCTTTCCCCCGTCTTCGACGCCCTGCGCGCGGCTGCGCGCGACCGTATCCTGATCCTCGACGGTGCGATGGGGACGCAGATCCAGCAGCTTGGCCTGGGCGAGGCGGATTTCGCCGGCCATGGTTCGGGCTGCGCCTGCGGCTGCCATCCGCCTGCGCCGGGCGAGCATCCGCAGCAGGGCAACAACGACCTGCTGAACCTGACCCAGCCCAAGGCGATCGAGGAGATCCATTGCCGCTATGCCAAGGCGGGCGCCGATATCGTCGAGACCAACACCTTCTCGTCCACGACTATCGCGCAGGCCGATTACGGCATGGAATCCGCGGTTTACGATCTGAACCTCCACGGCGCCCGCATCGCCCGCCGGGCGCTGGACCGTGCCACCGCCGAGGACGGGCGGCCGCGCTGGGTCGCCGGCGCGCTGGGGCCGACCAATCGCACCGCATCCATCAGTCCGGACGTGAACAATCCCGGCTATCGCGCCGTCACCTTCGACGATCTGCGCATCGCCTATGCCGAGCAGCTGCGCGGGCTGGTCGACGGCGGCGCCGATCTGATCCTGATCGAGACCATCTTCGACACGCTGAACGCCAAGGCCGCGATCTTTGCCTGCGAGGAGGTGTTCGAAGAGAAGGGCCAGCGCCTGCCGGTGATGATCTCGGGCACCATCACCGACCTGTCCGGGCGCACGCTGTCGGGCCAGACCCCGACCGCCTTCTGGTATTCCATGCGCCATGCCGCGCCGATCACCGTGGGCTTGAACTGTGCGCTTGGCGCGGCCGCCATGCGCCCGCACCTGGCCGAGCTGTCCTCGGTCGCCGATACGCTGATCTGCGCCTATCCCAATGCCGGCCTGCCGAACGAGATGGGCCAATACGACGAATCGCCCGAGGAGATGGCGGCGCAGGTTGCCGAATTCGCCCGCGAGGGGCTGGTGAACGTGGTCGGCGGCTGCTGCGGCTCGACGCCCGAGCATATCGCGGCCATCGCCCGCGCCGTCGAGGGCCTGCCGCCGCGCGCGATCCCCGAGATCGAGCCGCGCCTGCGCCTGTCGGGGCTGGAGCCCTTCGTCAAGACCGACGACATCCCCTTCGTCAACGTGGGCGAGCGGACGAACGTCACCGGATCCGCGAAATTCCGCAAGCTGATCACCAACGGCGACTATGCCGCGGCGCTGGACGTGGCCCGCGACCAGGTCGAGAACGGCGCGCAGATCATCGACGTCAACATGGACGAGGGGCTGATCGATTCGAAGCAGGCGATGATCGACTACCTGAACCTGATCGCGGCCGAGCCGGACATCGCCCGCGTGCCGGTGATGGTCGACAGCTCGAAATGGGAGGTGATCGAGGCCGGGCTGAAATGCGTCCAGGGCAAGGCCATCGTGAACTCGATCAGCCTCAAGGAGGGCGAGGCGAGCTTCCTGGCGCAGGCCCGGCTTTGCCGCCGCTACGGCGCCGCGGTGGTGGTGATGGCCTTCGACGAGACCGGCCAGGCCGATACCGAGAACCGCAAGGTCGAGATCTGCGCGCGCGCCTATGACCTGCTGGTGAACACGGTCGGCTTCCCGCCCGAGGACATCATCTTCGACCCGAACATCTTCGCGGTGGCGACCGGGATCGAGGAGCATGACAATTACGGGCTCGATTTCATCGGCGCGACGCGGCGCATCACCCAGTCCCTGCCGCATGTGCATGTCTCGGGCGGGGTCTCGAACCTCAGCTTCAGCTTCCGCGGCAACGAGCCGGTGCGCGAGGCGATGCATGCCGTGTTCCTCTATCACGCCATCCAGGCGGGGATGGACATGGGCATCGTCAATGCCGGCCAGCTGGCGGTCTATGACCAGATCGACCCGGACCTGCGCGAGGCCTGCGAGGACGTGGTGCTGAACCGCAAGCCCGCCAAGGGCGGCACCGCGACCGAGAACATGCTGGAGATCGCCGAGCGGTTCCGCGGCGAAGGCGGGGCGAAGGCGCGCGAAAAGGATCTGACCTGGCGGACATGGCCGGTCGAGAAGCGGCTGGAACACGCCCTGGTCAATGGCATCACCGAATATATCGACGAGGATACCGAGGAGGCGCGGCTGAGGGCCGAGCGCCCGCTGCACGTGATCGAGGGGCCGCTGATGGCCGGCATGAACGTCGTGGGCGACCTTTTCGGCTCGGGCAAGATGTTCCTGCCGCAGGTGGTGAAATCGGCGCGGGTGATGAAGCAGGCGGTGGCGCATCTGCTGCCCTATATGGAGGCCGAGAAGGCCGCGGCGGGCGGCGCGGGCGGTTCCTCCAGCGCCGGCAAGGTGCTGATGGCGACGGTCAAGGGCGATGTGCACGACATCGGCAAGAACATCGTCGGCGTCGTGCTGGCCTGCAACAATTACGAGATCATCGACCTGGGCGTGATGGTGCCCGCGACCAGGATCCTGGAGACCGCCAAGGCCGAGAAGGTGGACATCATCGGGCTTTCCGGCCTGATCACCCCGTCGCTGGACGAGATGGTGCATGTCGCCAGCGAAATGGAGCGCGAGGGTTTCGACATCCCGCTGCTGATCGGCGGCGCCACCACCTCGCGCGTGCATACCGCGGTCAAGATCCATCCGCGCTATGCCAGGGGGCAGGCGGTCTATGTCACCGACGCGAGCCGCGCGGTGGGGGTGGTCGGCAGCCTGCTCTCGGGCCAGAAAAACGCCTATGTCGAGACCATCCGCAGCGAATACATGGACGTGGCCAACAAGCATGCCAGGGCCGAGGCGGACAAGAAGCGCCTGCCGCTGGCCTCGGCCCGCGACAATGCGTTGCGGATTGACTGGTCGGGCTATCAGGTCAAGGCGCCCGAATTCCTGGGCCCGCGGGTGATCGAGGATTTCGACCTGGCCGAGATTGCCCGCTATATCGACTGGACGCCGTTCTTCCAGACCTGGGAGCTGAAGGGGGTCTATCCGCGCATCCTCGAGGACGAGAAGCAGGGCGCGGTGGCGCGGCAGCTCTTTGCCGATGCGCAGGCCATGCTGCAGCGCATCATCGACGAGCAATGGTTCCGTCCGCGCGCGGTCATCGGCTTCTGGCCGGCGAACCGGGTCGGCGACGACATCCGGCTGTTCACCGGCGAGGACCGGGCGGCGGAACTGGCGACCCTGCATACCCTGCGCCAGCAGGTGAGCAAGCGCGACGGCCGCCCGAACGTGGCACTGGCCGATTTCGTCGCCCCCGAGGGCACCCGCGACTATGTCGGCGGCTTCGTGGTGACAGCGGGCGGCGAGGAGCAGCAGATCGCCGACCGGTTCAAGGCCGCGCATGACGATTTCTCGGCCATCCTGGTGCAGGCGCTGGCCGACCGCTTCGCCGAGGCACTGGCCGAGATGATGCACGAGCGGGTGCGCAGGCAATATTGGGGCTATGCCGAGGAAAACTTCACCCCCGAGGAGCTGGTGGCCGAGCCCTACAAGGGCATCCGCCCGGCGCCCGGCTATCCGGCCCAGCCCGACCACACGGAAAAGGTCACGCTGTTCCGGCTGCTCGACGCCACCACGGCGACCGGGGTCGAGCTGACCGAGTCGATGGCGATGTGGCCCGGCGCCTCGGTCTCGGGCCTTTATATCGGCCATCCCGAGGCCTATTACTTCGGCGTCGCCAAGGTCGAACACGACCAGGTTCTGGACTATGCCGAGCGCAAGGGGATGCCGGTGCGCGAGGTCGAACGCTGGCTGGCGCCGATCCTGAATTACACGCCGCAGGCGGCGGTCGCGGCCGAGTGA
- a CDS encoding translation initiation factor 2 has protein sequence MIVNTTPGGAQVKLSDGQTCGNTPCSFKVPRKSELNVLVTKDRCKPQQIRVTNRVAGGGGAAMAGNVLVGGIIGAGVDASSGAMLELVPNPVNVQLECR, from the coding sequence TTGATCGTCAATACGACCCCCGGCGGGGCCCAGGTCAAGCTCAGCGACGGGCAGACCTGCGGGAATACCCCCTGTTCCTTCAAGGTGCCGCGCAAGTCGGAGCTGAACGTGCTGGTCACCAAGGACCGCTGCAAGCCGCAGCAGATCCGCGTGACCAACCGCGTGGCGGGCGGCGGCGGCGCGGCGATGGCCGGCAATGTGCTTGTCGGCGGCATCATCGGCGCGGGCGTCGACGCCTCCTCGGGGGCGATGCTGGAACTGGTGCCCAATCCGGTCAACGTGCAGCTTGAATGCCGCTGA
- the lipB gene encoding lipoyl(octanoyl) transferase LipB, with product MTEWITAPGLTDYAEATAFMEARAAAIADGRAGELVWLVEHPPLYTAGTSARAADLLDARFPVHETGRGGQYTYHGPGQRVVYVMLDLNRRGRDVRAFVKALESWVIDALAEFNLKGEIRDGRVGVWIARPDKAPLPDGSMREDKIAAIGVKLRKWVSFHGLAINVEPDLGHYAGIVPCGISGHGVTSLVDMGLPVGMDDLDLALRRSFARNFPPLGG from the coding sequence ATGACCGAATGGATCACCGCTCCCGGACTGACCGATTATGCCGAGGCCACAGCCTTCATGGAGGCGCGCGCCGCCGCCATCGCCGATGGCCGGGCGGGCGAGCTGGTCTGGCTGGTCGAGCATCCGCCGCTTTACACCGCCGGCACCTCGGCCAGGGCCGCCGACCTGCTCGATGCGCGCTTTCCCGTGCACGAGACCGGGCGCGGCGGGCAATATACCTATCACGGCCCGGGACAGCGCGTCGTCTATGTCATGCTGGACCTGAACCGCCGCGGCCGCGACGTGCGCGCCTTCGTCAAGGCGCTGGAGAGCTGGGTCATCGACGCGCTGGCCGAGTTCAACCTGAAGGGCGAGATCCGCGACGGCCGGGTCGGCGTCTGGATCGCCCGGCCCGACAAGGCGCCACTGCCCGACGGCTCCATGCGCGAGGACAAGATCGCCGCCATCGGCGTCAAGCTGCGCAAATGGGTCAGCTTTCACGGCCTTGCTATCAATGTCGAGCCGGACCTGGGCCATTACGCCGGCATCGTGCCCTGCGGCATCTCGGGCCACGGCGTGACCAGCCTGGTGGACATGGGCCTGCCGGTCGGCATGGACGACCTGGACCTGGCGCTGCGCCGCAGCTTCGCGCGAAACTTCCCGCCGCTCGGCGGCTGA
- a CDS encoding DUF2244 domain-containing protein has translation MPYAWHDAAPEQSGAVCFRLEIWPHRSLSRQGFVWVIGLTAAGLALPLLAVVGSKVLWGLLPFAALAVWGLWQGIVRSYGTAREVMLLDRDRLILTRSDPGRPDRIWRTNPYWVRTALRRNGPVEDYLVLTDGQREVELGAFLAPEERVALRDDLERRLNGLR, from the coding sequence ATGCCCTATGCATGGCACGACGCGGCCCCGGAGCAATCCGGGGCCGTCTGCTTTCGGCTCGAGATCTGGCCTCACCGCTCGCTGTCCCGGCAGGGTTTTGTCTGGGTGATCGGGCTGACCGCCGCAGGACTGGCGCTGCCCCTGCTGGCGGTGGTCGGATCGAAGGTGCTATGGGGACTTCTGCCCTTTGCGGCGCTGGCGGTCTGGGGGTTGTGGCAGGGCATCGTGCGCAGCTATGGCACCGCGCGCGAGGTCATGCTGCTTGACCGCGACCGCCTGATCCTGACCCGCAGTGATCCCGGACGGCCGGACCGCATCTGGCGAACCAACCCCTATTGGGTGCGCACCGCCCTGCGCCGGAACGGCCCGGTCGAGGATTACCTGGTCCTGACCGACGGCCAGCGCGAGGTGGAACTGGGCGCGTTCCTTGCGCCCGAGGAACGGGTGGCGCTGCGCGACGATCTGGAGCGGCGGCTGAACGGGTTGCGCTGA